From Saimiri boliviensis isolate mSaiBol1 chromosome 9, mSaiBol1.pri, whole genome shotgun sequence, a single genomic window includes:
- the YWHAB gene encoding 14-3-3 protein beta/alpha: MTMDKSELVQKAKLAEQAERYDDMAAAMKAVTEQGHELSNEERNLLSVAYKNVVGARRSSWRVISSIEQKTERNEKKQQMGKEYREKIEAELQDICNDVLELLDKYLIPNATQPESKVFYLKMKGDYFRYLSEVASGDNKQTTVSNSQQAYQEAFEISKKEMQPTHPIRLGLALNFSVFYYEILNSPEKACSLAKTAFDEAIAELDTLNEESYKDSTLIMQLLRDNLTLWTSENQGDEGDAGEGEN, from the exons ATGACAATGGATAAAAGTGAGCTGGTACAGAAAGCCAAACTCGCTGAACAGGCTGAGCGCTATGATGATATGGCTGCAGCCATGAAGGCAGTCACAGAACAGGGGCATGAACTCTCCAATGAAGAGAGAAATCTGCtctctgttgcctacaagaatgTGGTAGGTGCCCGCCGCTCTTCCTGGCGTGTCATCTCCAGCATTGagcagaaaacagagagaaacgAGAAGAAGCAGCAGATGGGCAAAGAGTACCGTGAGAAGATAGAGGCAGAACTGCAGGACATCTGCAATGACGTTCTG GAGCTGTTGGACAAATATCTTATTCCCAATGCTACACAACCAGAAAGTAAGGTGTTCTACTTGAAAATGAAAGGAGATTATTTTAGGTATCTTTCTGAAGTggcatctggagacaacaaacaAA CCACTGTGTCGAACTCCCAGCAGGCTTACCAGGAAGCATTTGAAATTAGTAAGAAAGAAATGCAACCTACACATCCAATTCGACTTGGTCTGGCACTTAATTTCTCAGTCTTTTACTATGAGATTCTCAACTCTCCTGAAAAGGCCTGCAGCCTGGCAAAAACG GCATTTGATGAAGCAATTGCTGAATTGGATACACTGAATGAAGAGTCCTATAAAGACAGCACTCTGATTATGCAGTTACTTAGGGACAATCTCACT CTGTGGACATCGGAAAACCAGGGAGACGAAGGAGACGCTGGGGAGGGAGAGAACTAA